One segment of Carya illinoinensis cultivar Pawnee chromosome 1, C.illinoinensisPawnee_v1, whole genome shotgun sequence DNA contains the following:
- the LOC122288991 gene encoding thioredoxin-like 3-2, chloroplastic isoform X10, translated as MSEVLLRFQVTPRFLRARTPRDFLQQPLTNLVVSGSRTLSLPTKPQVFPAKIDVVGGESSWKLSAWTREGSMQELDDSPVSVELHPICSENQFDRVLAEAQQLEESIIIVWIHFYRVDVNTVPHSLVSRAGVTMPTIQLWKDSKKQAELIGSHKAYLVVNEVRQMIENEVEAAKNNPILGQWLLASLKWQWKMICVPF; from the exons ATGTCCGAGGTTCTTTTGCGGTTCCAAGTAACTCCCAGATTCCTGAGGGCCCGGACCCCACGTGATTTCCTGCAACAACCACTTACGAATCTCGTAGTTTCGGGCTCCAGAACACTTTCTCTGCCCACAAAACCCCAGGTTTTTCCCGCGAAAATTGATGTGGTTGGAGGGGAATCTTCGTGGAAGCTAAGCGCTTGGACTCGGGAGGGGTCTATGCAGGAGCTAGATGACTCGCCCGTGTCCGTGGAGCTCCACCCCATATGCAGCGAGAACCAGTTCGATCGGGTTCTTGCGGAGGCTCAACAGCTCGAGGAGTCGATCATCATTGTTTG GATTCATTTCTACCGTGTTGATGTCAATACAGTTCCACACTCGCTGGTTTCTCGGGCTGGAGTCACT ATGCCTACTATACAG CTGTGGAAGGATAGCAAGAAACAAGCTGAGTTGATTGGTAGCCACAAAGCATATCTAGTTGTCAATGAAGTCCGACAAATGATTGAAAATGAGG TTGAAGCGGCCAAGAATAATCCTATTCTGGGTCAGTGGCTCTTGGCATCATTGAAATGGCAGTGGAAGATGATTTGTGTCCCTTTCTAA
- the LOC122288991 gene encoding thioredoxin-like 3-2, chloroplastic isoform X2: MSEVLLRFQVTPRFLRARTPRDFLQQPLTNLVVSGSRTLSLPTKPQVFPAKIDVVGGESSWKLSAWTREGSMQELDDSPVSVELHPICSENQFDRVLAEAQQLEESIIIVWIASWCRKCIYLKPKLEKLAADFYPRIHFYRVDVNTVPHSLVSRAGVTMPTIQLWKDSKKQAELIGSHKAYLVVNEVRQMIENEVEAAKNNPILGQWLLASLKWQWKMICVPF, from the exons ATGTCCGAGGTTCTTTTGCGGTTCCAAGTAACTCCCAGATTCCTGAGGGCCCGGACCCCACGTGATTTCCTGCAACAACCACTTACGAATCTCGTAGTTTCGGGCTCCAGAACACTTTCTCTGCCCACAAAACCCCAGGTTTTTCCCGCGAAAATTGATGTGGTTGGAGGGGAATCTTCGTGGAAGCTAAGCGCTTGGACTCGGGAGGGGTCTATGCAGGAGCTAGATGACTCGCCCGTGTCCGTGGAGCTCCACCCCATATGCAGCGAGAACCAGTTCGATCGGGTTCTTGCGGAGGCTCAACAGCTCGAGGAGTCGATCATCATTGTTTG GATAGCAAGCTGGTGCAGAAAATGTATATATTTGAAACCCAAACTGGAAAAGTTGGCCGCAGATTTCTACCCAAG GATTCATTTCTACCGTGTTGATGTCAATACAGTTCCACACTCGCTGGTTTCTCGGGCTGGAGTCACT ATGCCTACTATACAG CTGTGGAAGGATAGCAAGAAACAAGCTGAGTTGATTGGTAGCCACAAAGCATATCTAGTTGTCAATGAAGTCCGACAAATGATTGAAAATGAGG TTGAAGCGGCCAAGAATAATCCTATTCTGGGTCAGTGGCTCTTGGCATCATTGAAATGGCAGTGGAAGATGATTTGTGTCCCTTTCTAA
- the LOC122288991 gene encoding thioredoxin-like 3-2, chloroplastic isoform X11, with the protein MSEVLLRFQVTPRFLRARTPRDFLQQPLTNLVVSGSRTLSLPTKPQVFPAKIDVVGGESSWKLSAWTREGSMQELDDSPVSVELHPICSENQFDRVLAEAQQLEESIIIVWIASWCRKCIYLKPKLEKLAADFYPRIHFYRVDVNTVPHSLVSRAGVTMPTIQLWKDSKKQAELIGSHKAYLVVNEVRQMIENEGTV; encoded by the exons ATGTCCGAGGTTCTTTTGCGGTTCCAAGTAACTCCCAGATTCCTGAGGGCCCGGACCCCACGTGATTTCCTGCAACAACCACTTACGAATCTCGTAGTTTCGGGCTCCAGAACACTTTCTCTGCCCACAAAACCCCAGGTTTTTCCCGCGAAAATTGATGTGGTTGGAGGGGAATCTTCGTGGAAGCTAAGCGCTTGGACTCGGGAGGGGTCTATGCAGGAGCTAGATGACTCGCCCGTGTCCGTGGAGCTCCACCCCATATGCAGCGAGAACCAGTTCGATCGGGTTCTTGCGGAGGCTCAACAGCTCGAGGAGTCGATCATCATTGTTTG GATAGCAAGCTGGTGCAGAAAATGTATATATTTGAAACCCAAACTGGAAAAGTTGGCCGCAGATTTCTACCCAAG GATTCATTTCTACCGTGTTGATGTCAATACAGTTCCACACTCGCTGGTTTCTCGGGCTGGAGTCACT ATGCCTACTATACAG CTGTGGAAGGATAGCAAGAAACAAGCTGAGTTGATTGGTAGCCACAAAGCATATCTAGTTGTCAATGAAGTCCGACAAATGATTGAAAATGAGGGTACCGT TTGA
- the LOC122288991 gene encoding thioredoxin-like 3-2, chloroplastic isoform X6 → MSEVLLRFQVTPRFLRARTPRDFLQQPLTNLVVSGSRTLSLPTKPQVFPAKIDVVGGESSWKLSAWTREGSMQELDDSPVSVELHPICSENQFDRVLAEAQQLEESIIIVWIASWCRKCIYLKPKLEKLAADFYPRIHFYRVDVNTVPHSLVSRAGVTKMPTIQLWKDSKKQAELIGSHKAYLVVNEVRQMIENEGTVLIMSTAN, encoded by the exons ATGTCCGAGGTTCTTTTGCGGTTCCAAGTAACTCCCAGATTCCTGAGGGCCCGGACCCCACGTGATTTCCTGCAACAACCACTTACGAATCTCGTAGTTTCGGGCTCCAGAACACTTTCTCTGCCCACAAAACCCCAGGTTTTTCCCGCGAAAATTGATGTGGTTGGAGGGGAATCTTCGTGGAAGCTAAGCGCTTGGACTCGGGAGGGGTCTATGCAGGAGCTAGATGACTCGCCCGTGTCCGTGGAGCTCCACCCCATATGCAGCGAGAACCAGTTCGATCGGGTTCTTGCGGAGGCTCAACAGCTCGAGGAGTCGATCATCATTGTTTG GATAGCAAGCTGGTGCAGAAAATGTATATATTTGAAACCCAAACTGGAAAAGTTGGCCGCAGATTTCTACCCAAG GATTCATTTCTACCGTGTTGATGTCAATACAGTTCCACACTCGCTGGTTTCTCGGGCTGGAGTCACT AAGATGCCTACTATACAG CTGTGGAAGGATAGCAAGAAACAAGCTGAGTTGATTGGTAGCCACAAAGCATATCTAGTTGTCAATGAAGTCCGACAAATGATTGAAAATGAGGGTACCGT GTTGATAATGTCAACAGCAAATTAA
- the LOC122288991 gene encoding thioredoxin-like 3-2, chloroplastic isoform X5 — MSEVLLRFQVTPRFLRARTPRDFLQQPLTNLVVSGSRTLSLPTKPQVFPAKIDVVGGESSWKLSAWTREGSMQELDDSPVSVELHPICSENQFDRVLAEAQQLEESIIIVWIASWCRKCIYLKPKLEKLAADFYPRIHFYRVDVNTVPHSLVSRAGVTKMPTIQLWKDSKKQAELIGSHKAYLVVNEVRQMIENEGLVKLHCLARDM; from the exons ATGTCCGAGGTTCTTTTGCGGTTCCAAGTAACTCCCAGATTCCTGAGGGCCCGGACCCCACGTGATTTCCTGCAACAACCACTTACGAATCTCGTAGTTTCGGGCTCCAGAACACTTTCTCTGCCCACAAAACCCCAGGTTTTTCCCGCGAAAATTGATGTGGTTGGAGGGGAATCTTCGTGGAAGCTAAGCGCTTGGACTCGGGAGGGGTCTATGCAGGAGCTAGATGACTCGCCCGTGTCCGTGGAGCTCCACCCCATATGCAGCGAGAACCAGTTCGATCGGGTTCTTGCGGAGGCTCAACAGCTCGAGGAGTCGATCATCATTGTTTG GATAGCAAGCTGGTGCAGAAAATGTATATATTTGAAACCCAAACTGGAAAAGTTGGCCGCAGATTTCTACCCAAG GATTCATTTCTACCGTGTTGATGTCAATACAGTTCCACACTCGCTGGTTTCTCGGGCTGGAGTCACT AAGATGCCTACTATACAG CTGTGGAAGGATAGCAAGAAACAAGCTGAGTTGATTGGTAGCCACAAAGCATATCTAGTTGTCAATGAAGTCCGACAAATGATTGAAAATGAGG GACTTGTAAAGCTGCATTGTTTGGCCAGGGACATGTAA
- the LOC122288991 gene encoding thioredoxin-like 3-2, chloroplastic isoform X7, whose translation MSEVLLRFQVTPRFLRARTPRDFLQQPLTNLVVSGSRTLSLPTKPQVFPAKIDVVGGESSWKLSAWTREGSMQELDDSPVSVELHPICSENQFDRVLAEAQQLEESIIIVWIASWCRKCIYLKPKLEKLAADFYPRIHFYRVDVNTVPHSLVSRAGVTKMPTIQLWKDSKKQAELIGSHKAYLVVNEVRQMIENEGTVGFSCKMY comes from the exons ATGTCCGAGGTTCTTTTGCGGTTCCAAGTAACTCCCAGATTCCTGAGGGCCCGGACCCCACGTGATTTCCTGCAACAACCACTTACGAATCTCGTAGTTTCGGGCTCCAGAACACTTTCTCTGCCCACAAAACCCCAGGTTTTTCCCGCGAAAATTGATGTGGTTGGAGGGGAATCTTCGTGGAAGCTAAGCGCTTGGACTCGGGAGGGGTCTATGCAGGAGCTAGATGACTCGCCCGTGTCCGTGGAGCTCCACCCCATATGCAGCGAGAACCAGTTCGATCGGGTTCTTGCGGAGGCTCAACAGCTCGAGGAGTCGATCATCATTGTTTG GATAGCAAGCTGGTGCAGAAAATGTATATATTTGAAACCCAAACTGGAAAAGTTGGCCGCAGATTTCTACCCAAG GATTCATTTCTACCGTGTTGATGTCAATACAGTTCCACACTCGCTGGTTTCTCGGGCTGGAGTCACT AAGATGCCTACTATACAG CTGTGGAAGGATAGCAAGAAACAAGCTGAGTTGATTGGTAGCCACAAAGCATATCTAGTTGTCAATGAAGTCCGACAAATGATTGAAAATGAGGGTACCGT AGGATTTAGCTGCAAGATGTATTGA
- the LOC122288991 gene encoding thioredoxin-like 3-2, chloroplastic isoform X12, which produces MSEVLLRFQVTPRFLRARTPRDFLQQPLTNLVVSGSRTLSLPTKPQVFPAKIDVVGGESSWKLSAWTREGSMQELDDSPVSVELHPICSENQFDRVLAEAQQLEESIIIVWIASWCRKCIYLKPKLEKLAADFYPRIHFYRVDVNTVPHSLVSRAGVTKMPTIQLWKDSKKQAELIGSHKAYLVVNEVRQMIENEG; this is translated from the exons ATGTCCGAGGTTCTTTTGCGGTTCCAAGTAACTCCCAGATTCCTGAGGGCCCGGACCCCACGTGATTTCCTGCAACAACCACTTACGAATCTCGTAGTTTCGGGCTCCAGAACACTTTCTCTGCCCACAAAACCCCAGGTTTTTCCCGCGAAAATTGATGTGGTTGGAGGGGAATCTTCGTGGAAGCTAAGCGCTTGGACTCGGGAGGGGTCTATGCAGGAGCTAGATGACTCGCCCGTGTCCGTGGAGCTCCACCCCATATGCAGCGAGAACCAGTTCGATCGGGTTCTTGCGGAGGCTCAACAGCTCGAGGAGTCGATCATCATTGTTTG GATAGCAAGCTGGTGCAGAAAATGTATATATTTGAAACCCAAACTGGAAAAGTTGGCCGCAGATTTCTACCCAAG GATTCATTTCTACCGTGTTGATGTCAATACAGTTCCACACTCGCTGGTTTCTCGGGCTGGAGTCACT AAGATGCCTACTATACAG CTGTGGAAGGATAGCAAGAAACAAGCTGAGTTGATTGGTAGCCACAAAGCATATCTAGTTGTCAATGAAGTCCGACAAATGATTGAAAATGAGG GTTGA
- the LOC122288991 gene encoding thioredoxin-like 3-2, chloroplastic isoform X9, translating into MSEVLLRFQVTPRFLRARTPRDFLQQPLTNLVVSGSRTLSLPTKPQVFPAKIDVVGGESSWKLSAWTREGSMQELDDSPVSVELHPICSENQFDRVLAEAQQLEESIIIVWIASWCRKCIYLKPKLEKLAADFYPRIHFYRVDVNTVPHSLVSRAGVTKMPTIQLWKDSKKQAELIGSHKAYLVVNEVRQMIENEGTV; encoded by the exons ATGTCCGAGGTTCTTTTGCGGTTCCAAGTAACTCCCAGATTCCTGAGGGCCCGGACCCCACGTGATTTCCTGCAACAACCACTTACGAATCTCGTAGTTTCGGGCTCCAGAACACTTTCTCTGCCCACAAAACCCCAGGTTTTTCCCGCGAAAATTGATGTGGTTGGAGGGGAATCTTCGTGGAAGCTAAGCGCTTGGACTCGGGAGGGGTCTATGCAGGAGCTAGATGACTCGCCCGTGTCCGTGGAGCTCCACCCCATATGCAGCGAGAACCAGTTCGATCGGGTTCTTGCGGAGGCTCAACAGCTCGAGGAGTCGATCATCATTGTTTG GATAGCAAGCTGGTGCAGAAAATGTATATATTTGAAACCCAAACTGGAAAAGTTGGCCGCAGATTTCTACCCAAG GATTCATTTCTACCGTGTTGATGTCAATACAGTTCCACACTCGCTGGTTTCTCGGGCTGGAGTCACT AAGATGCCTACTATACAG CTGTGGAAGGATAGCAAGAAACAAGCTGAGTTGATTGGTAGCCACAAAGCATATCTAGTTGTCAATGAAGTCCGACAAATGATTGAAAATGAGGGTACCGT TTGA
- the LOC122288991 gene encoding thioredoxin-like 3-2, chloroplastic isoform X8 gives MSEVLLRFQVTPRFLRARTPRDFLQQPLTNLVVSGSRTLSLPTKPQVFPAKIDVVGGESSWKLSAWTREGSMQELDDSPVSVELHPICSENQFDRVLAEAQQLEESIIIVWIHFYRVDVNTVPHSLVSRAGVTKMPTIQLWKDSKKQAELIGSHKAYLVVNEVRQMIENEVEAAKNNPILGQWLLASLKWQWKMICVPF, from the exons ATGTCCGAGGTTCTTTTGCGGTTCCAAGTAACTCCCAGATTCCTGAGGGCCCGGACCCCACGTGATTTCCTGCAACAACCACTTACGAATCTCGTAGTTTCGGGCTCCAGAACACTTTCTCTGCCCACAAAACCCCAGGTTTTTCCCGCGAAAATTGATGTGGTTGGAGGGGAATCTTCGTGGAAGCTAAGCGCTTGGACTCGGGAGGGGTCTATGCAGGAGCTAGATGACTCGCCCGTGTCCGTGGAGCTCCACCCCATATGCAGCGAGAACCAGTTCGATCGGGTTCTTGCGGAGGCTCAACAGCTCGAGGAGTCGATCATCATTGTTTG GATTCATTTCTACCGTGTTGATGTCAATACAGTTCCACACTCGCTGGTTTCTCGGGCTGGAGTCACT AAGATGCCTACTATACAG CTGTGGAAGGATAGCAAGAAACAAGCTGAGTTGATTGGTAGCCACAAAGCATATCTAGTTGTCAATGAAGTCCGACAAATGATTGAAAATGAGG TTGAAGCGGCCAAGAATAATCCTATTCTGGGTCAGTGGCTCTTGGCATCATTGAAATGGCAGTGGAAGATGATTTGTGTCCCTTTCTAA
- the LOC122288991 gene encoding thioredoxin-like 3-2, chloroplastic isoform X3, translated as MSEVLLRFQVTPRFLRARTPRDFLQQPLTNLVVSGSRTLSLPTKPQVFPAKIDVVGGESSWKLSAWTREGSMQELDDSPVSVELHPICSENQFDRVLAEAQQLEESIIIVWIASWCRKCIYLKPKLEKLAADFYPRIHFYRVDVNTVPHSLVSRAGVTKMPTIQLWKDSKKQAELIGSHKAYLVVNEVRQMIENEGTVTCKAALFGQGHVIVWMHCVKGQ; from the exons ATGTCCGAGGTTCTTTTGCGGTTCCAAGTAACTCCCAGATTCCTGAGGGCCCGGACCCCACGTGATTTCCTGCAACAACCACTTACGAATCTCGTAGTTTCGGGCTCCAGAACACTTTCTCTGCCCACAAAACCCCAGGTTTTTCCCGCGAAAATTGATGTGGTTGGAGGGGAATCTTCGTGGAAGCTAAGCGCTTGGACTCGGGAGGGGTCTATGCAGGAGCTAGATGACTCGCCCGTGTCCGTGGAGCTCCACCCCATATGCAGCGAGAACCAGTTCGATCGGGTTCTTGCGGAGGCTCAACAGCTCGAGGAGTCGATCATCATTGTTTG GATAGCAAGCTGGTGCAGAAAATGTATATATTTGAAACCCAAACTGGAAAAGTTGGCCGCAGATTTCTACCCAAG GATTCATTTCTACCGTGTTGATGTCAATACAGTTCCACACTCGCTGGTTTCTCGGGCTGGAGTCACT AAGATGCCTACTATACAG CTGTGGAAGGATAGCAAGAAACAAGCTGAGTTGATTGGTAGCCACAAAGCATATCTAGTTGTCAATGAAGTCCGACAAATGATTGAAAATGAGGGTACCGT GACTTGTAAAGCTGCATTGTTTGGCCAGGGACATGTAATTGTGTGGATGCACTGTGTGAAAGGACAATAA
- the LOC122288991 gene encoding thioredoxin-like 3-2, chloroplastic isoform X4, with translation MSEVLLRFQVTPRFLRARTPRDFLQQPLTNLVVSGSRTLSLPTKPQVFPAKIDVVGGESSWKLSAWTREGSMQELDDSPVSVELHPICSENQFDRVLAEAQQLEESIIIVWIASWCRKCIYLKPKLEKLAADFYPRIHFYRVDVNTVPHSLVSRAGVTMPTIQLWKDSKKQAELIGSHKAYLVVNEVRQMIENEGTVTCKAALFGQGHVIVWMHCVKGQ, from the exons ATGTCCGAGGTTCTTTTGCGGTTCCAAGTAACTCCCAGATTCCTGAGGGCCCGGACCCCACGTGATTTCCTGCAACAACCACTTACGAATCTCGTAGTTTCGGGCTCCAGAACACTTTCTCTGCCCACAAAACCCCAGGTTTTTCCCGCGAAAATTGATGTGGTTGGAGGGGAATCTTCGTGGAAGCTAAGCGCTTGGACTCGGGAGGGGTCTATGCAGGAGCTAGATGACTCGCCCGTGTCCGTGGAGCTCCACCCCATATGCAGCGAGAACCAGTTCGATCGGGTTCTTGCGGAGGCTCAACAGCTCGAGGAGTCGATCATCATTGTTTG GATAGCAAGCTGGTGCAGAAAATGTATATATTTGAAACCCAAACTGGAAAAGTTGGCCGCAGATTTCTACCCAAG GATTCATTTCTACCGTGTTGATGTCAATACAGTTCCACACTCGCTGGTTTCTCGGGCTGGAGTCACT ATGCCTACTATACAG CTGTGGAAGGATAGCAAGAAACAAGCTGAGTTGATTGGTAGCCACAAAGCATATCTAGTTGTCAATGAAGTCCGACAAATGATTGAAAATGAGGGTACCGT GACTTGTAAAGCTGCATTGTTTGGCCAGGGACATGTAATTGTGTGGATGCACTGTGTGAAAGGACAATAA
- the LOC122288991 gene encoding thioredoxin-like 3-2, chloroplastic isoform X1: MSEVLLRFQVTPRFLRARTPRDFLQQPLTNLVVSGSRTLSLPTKPQVFPAKIDVVGGESSWKLSAWTREGSMQELDDSPVSVELHPICSENQFDRVLAEAQQLEESIIIVWIASWCRKCIYLKPKLEKLAADFYPRIHFYRVDVNTVPHSLVSRAGVTKMPTIQLWKDSKKQAELIGSHKAYLVVNEVRQMIENEVEAAKNNPILGQWLLASLKWQWKMICVPF; encoded by the exons ATGTCCGAGGTTCTTTTGCGGTTCCAAGTAACTCCCAGATTCCTGAGGGCCCGGACCCCACGTGATTTCCTGCAACAACCACTTACGAATCTCGTAGTTTCGGGCTCCAGAACACTTTCTCTGCCCACAAAACCCCAGGTTTTTCCCGCGAAAATTGATGTGGTTGGAGGGGAATCTTCGTGGAAGCTAAGCGCTTGGACTCGGGAGGGGTCTATGCAGGAGCTAGATGACTCGCCCGTGTCCGTGGAGCTCCACCCCATATGCAGCGAGAACCAGTTCGATCGGGTTCTTGCGGAGGCTCAACAGCTCGAGGAGTCGATCATCATTGTTTG GATAGCAAGCTGGTGCAGAAAATGTATATATTTGAAACCCAAACTGGAAAAGTTGGCCGCAGATTTCTACCCAAG GATTCATTTCTACCGTGTTGATGTCAATACAGTTCCACACTCGCTGGTTTCTCGGGCTGGAGTCACT AAGATGCCTACTATACAG CTGTGGAAGGATAGCAAGAAACAAGCTGAGTTGATTGGTAGCCACAAAGCATATCTAGTTGTCAATGAAGTCCGACAAATGATTGAAAATGAGG TTGAAGCGGCCAAGAATAATCCTATTCTGGGTCAGTGGCTCTTGGCATCATTGAAATGGCAGTGGAAGATGATTTGTGTCCCTTTCTAA